One Chromatiaceae bacterium genomic region harbors:
- the urtE gene encoding urea ABC transporter ATP-binding subunit UrtE: MLSVKGINQYYGESHALRDLDLEVPAGQCTVLMGRNGVGKTTLLQCLMGLLPVRTGTLDFAGVDLLKTTAERRANLGIGYVPQGRQVFPMLTVEENLRIGLPARRDRLRQVPGFIYELFPVLKEMLGRRGGDLSGGQQQQLAIGRALVLDPKLLILDEPTEGIQPNIVQEIGDILRRLNREAGLTLLLVEQKLPFARKVGDRFAILDRGRSMASGAMADLNETLVKEYLTV; the protein is encoded by the coding sequence ATGCTGAGCGTTAAGGGCATCAACCAGTATTATGGCGAGAGCCACGCCCTGCGAGATCTGGACCTGGAGGTCCCCGCGGGCCAGTGCACCGTGCTCATGGGGCGCAACGGCGTGGGCAAAACCACCCTGTTGCAGTGCCTGATGGGGCTCCTGCCCGTGCGTACCGGGACCCTGGACTTTGCCGGTGTCGATCTGCTCAAGACCACGGCGGAACGCCGCGCCAATCTTGGCATTGGCTATGTTCCCCAGGGCCGTCAGGTTTTCCCCATGCTCACGGTGGAGGAGAATCTGCGGATCGGTCTGCCGGCGCGGCGGGACCGGCTGCGCCAGGTGCCAGGCTTCATCTACGAGCTGTTTCCGGTACTGAAGGAGATGCTGGGGCGGCGCGGCGGCGACCTCTCGGGTGGTCAGCAACAACAGCTCGCCATCGGCCGGGCCCTGGTTCTGGACCCTAAGTTACTGATTCTGGACGAGCCCACGGAGGGGATTCAGCCCAATATCGTCCAGGAAATCGGCGATATTCTGCGCCGGCTCAATCGCGAGGCCGGCCTGACCCTGCTATTGGTCGAGCAGAAACTGCCCTTCGCCCGCAAGGTGGGGGATCGGTTCGCTATCCTCGACCGCGGCCGATCCATGGCCAGTGGCGCCATGGCGGATCTTAACGAGACCCTGGTGAAGGAGTATTTGACCGTATGA
- a CDS encoding urease accessory protein UreD encodes MSTNSRLSSIPSPAQARPRPLFLDRGAGAGPNLAPNGREAANSPAHRFGPPIGGQTASPGWQASLELGLSPWHGRTALTYRRQRGPLSVQRPFYPEGDVCHLYLLHPPGGVVGGDGLEIQINLEADARALVTTPGATKFYRSAGDRAHQFTTLRLGSHATLEWLPQENIHFTGVRASLKTRVELTPSSRFLGWECQCLGRPALAEGFDSGDLDCQFQLWLDDRPLLLERLRVTPHSRRGAAGLRGLPVTATLLATPAGAAELDWVRSQLDEALTSGVTLLDNLLVVRYLGDSTEECRNLFTRIWAGLRPPVLGLEPCPPRIWAT; translated from the coding sequence ATGAGCACGAACTCCCGCCTTTCCTCCATCCCATCCCCGGCACAGGCACGCCCTCGTCCCCTCTTCCTAGACCGGGGGGCGGGTGCTGGCCCCAACCTGGCACCCAACGGCCGCGAGGCCGCGAACAGTCCAGCCCATCGGTTTGGCCCTCCGATCGGGGGCCAGACGGCAAGCCCTGGCTGGCAAGCCAGCCTGGAACTGGGCCTGAGCCCCTGGCATGGCCGGACCGCTCTCACCTATCGCCGTCAACGCGGGCCCCTCTCGGTGCAAAGGCCCTTCTATCCGGAAGGGGATGTCTGCCATCTGTATCTCCTGCACCCCCCCGGCGGGGTGGTGGGCGGCGATGGCCTGGAGATCCAGATCAATCTGGAGGCCGACGCCCGCGCCCTGGTGACCACCCCTGGGGCGACTAAGTTCTATCGCAGCGCCGGTGATCGAGCGCATCAATTCACCACCCTGCGTCTGGGCTCTCATGCCACCCTGGAATGGCTACCCCAGGAAAATATCCATTTCACGGGGGTCCGGGCCTCGCTCAAGACCCGGGTTGAATTGACCCCGAGCTCCCGCTTCCTGGGCTGGGAGTGTCAATGCCTGGGCCGTCCCGCGCTGGCCGAGGGCTTCGACAGCGGGGATCTGGATTGCCAGTTCCAACTCTGGTTGGATGACCGGCCCCTCCTCCTGGAGCGGCTGCGGGTCACGCCCCACAGCCGGCGCGGGGCCGCGGGGCTGCGTGGCCTGCCGGTAACGGCGACCCTCCTGGCCACGCCGGCGGGGGCGGCCGAGTTGGACTGGGTGCGATCCCAGTTGGATGAAGCCCTTACCAGCGGCGTCACACTCCTGGATAATCTCCTGGTGGTCCGTTATCTGGGCGATTCCACCGAGGAGTGTCGCAACCTCTTCACCCGGATCTGGGCCGGACTGCGTCCCCCGGTGCTGGGGCTGGAACCCTGTCCCCCTCGCATCTGGGCTACCTGA
- the ureA gene encoding urease subunit gamma, whose amino-acid sequence MELTPREKDKLLIFTAALLAERRKARGLKLNYPEAVAYISAAILEGARDGCSVAELMDYGRTLLSREEVMVGIPEMIMQVQVEATFPDGTKLVTVHDPIV is encoded by the coding sequence GTGGAACTGACCCCCCGAGAAAAAGACAAACTGCTGATTTTCACCGCCGCCCTTTTGGCCGAACGCCGCAAGGCGCGGGGACTCAAGCTCAACTACCCGGAGGCGGTGGCCTACATCAGCGCCGCCATTCTGGAGGGTGCCCGCGATGGCTGTAGCGTCGCCGAGCTGATGGACTATGGCCGTACCCTGCTGAGCCGCGAGGAGGTGATGGTGGGCATCCCCGAGATGATCATGCAAGTCCAGGTCGAGGCGACCTTTCCGGACGGCACCAAGCTGGTGACCGTGCATGACCCCATTGTTTGA
- a CDS encoding urease subunit beta, which yields MIPGEIRVLPGTIELNPGRPTLRLRVANHGDRPIQVGSHYHFQETNPALVFDRAAARGFRLNIAAGTAVRFEPGQTREVELVAYAGDRIVQGFNAQVMGRLD from the coding sequence ATGATCCCAGGTGAAATCCGGGTCCTGCCCGGCACGATCGAACTCAACCCTGGCCGGCCAACCCTCCGGCTGCGGGTGGCCAATCACGGCGACCGGCCGATTCAGGTCGGTTCCCACTACCACTTCCAGGAGACCAATCCCGCCCTGGTCTTTGATCGCGCGGCCGCCCGCGGCTTCCGCCTCAATATCGCCGCCGGCACCGCGGTCCGCTTCGAGCCGGGTCAGACCCGCGAGGTCGAGTTGGTGGCCTACGCTGGTGACCGGATCGTCCAGGGCTTCAATGCCCAGGTCATGGGGAGGTTGGACTGA
- the ureC gene encoding urease subunit alpha, with protein sequence MATISRRAYAEMYGPTTGDRVRLGDTELWIQVEKDYTLYGEEVKFGGGKVIRDGMGQCQRPAAEVVDLVITNALILDYWGIVKADLGIKGGRIAAIGKAGNPDVQPGVTILVGPGTEVIAGEGQILTAGGIDSHIHFICPQQVEEALMSGVTTMLGGGTGPATGTNATTCTPGPWNLHRMLQAAEALPMNLGFLGKGNASRPEPLVEQVAAGAIGLKLHEDWGTTPATIDNCLTVAEALDVQVAIHTDTLNESGFVEQSLAAMKGRTIHTYHTEGAGGGHAPDIIKACGESWVLPSSTNPTRPYTVNTVDEHLDMLMVCHHLDPSIAEDVAFAESRIRRETIAAEDILHDLGAFSMIASDSQAMGRVGEVICRTWQTAHKMKVQRGSLAGDPAHHDNRRAKRYIAKYGINPAITHGISHEVGSVEVGKLADLVLWRPAFFGVKPSLIIKGGMIVAAPMGDPNASIPTPQPVHYRTMFGALGGARLATRMTFISQTAAAAGIPAQLGLGSLIGTVAHCRGLRKSDMRLNDYQPRIEVDAQTYQVRADGELLVCEPATELPLTQRYFLF encoded by the coding sequence ATGGCAACGATCAGCCGGCGGGCCTATGCCGAGATGTATGGCCCCACCACGGGCGACCGGGTGCGCCTGGGGGATACCGAACTCTGGATTCAGGTGGAAAAGGATTACACCCTCTATGGAGAGGAGGTGAAATTCGGTGGCGGCAAGGTGATCCGCGACGGCATGGGCCAATGCCAGAGACCCGCCGCCGAGGTGGTAGACCTGGTTATCACCAATGCCCTGATCCTGGATTACTGGGGCATCGTCAAGGCCGACCTGGGCATCAAGGGCGGGCGCATCGCCGCCATCGGCAAGGCCGGCAACCCCGACGTGCAACCTGGGGTCACGATCCTGGTCGGGCCGGGCACCGAGGTCATAGCCGGCGAGGGCCAGATCCTGACCGCCGGGGGGATCGATAGCCACATCCATTTCATTTGCCCCCAGCAGGTGGAAGAGGCCCTGATGTCGGGCGTTACGACCATGCTCGGGGGCGGCACCGGGCCCGCCACCGGCACCAACGCGACCACCTGCACCCCGGGACCCTGGAACCTCCACCGCATGCTCCAGGCCGCCGAGGCCCTGCCCATGAACCTGGGTTTCCTGGGCAAGGGCAACGCCAGCCGGCCCGAGCCCCTGGTGGAGCAGGTCGCCGCCGGCGCTATCGGGCTCAAGCTGCACGAAGATTGGGGCACGACCCCCGCCACCATCGACAACTGCCTCACGGTGGCCGAGGCGCTGGATGTCCAGGTGGCCATCCACACCGATACCCTCAACGAGTCCGGTTTCGTCGAGCAGAGCCTGGCGGCCATGAAGGGCCGCACCATCCACACCTACCACACCGAGGGTGCTGGCGGGGGTCATGCCCCCGACATCATCAAGGCCTGCGGCGAGTCCTGGGTGCTGCCCTCCTCGACCAACCCCACCCGCCCCTACACCGTTAATACGGTGGACGAGCATCTCGACATGTTGATGGTCTGCCATCACCTGGACCCCAGCATCGCCGAGGACGTGGCCTTCGCCGAGTCGCGCATCCGCCGCGAGACCATCGCCGCCGAGGATATCCTGCATGACCTGGGGGCCTTCTCCATGATCGCCTCCGATAGCCAGGCCATGGGCCGGGTGGGGGAGGTCATCTGCCGGACCTGGCAGACCGCCCATAAGATGAAGGTCCAGCGCGGCAGCCTGGCCGGCGACCCGGCTCATCATGACAACCGGCGGGCCAAGCGCTATATCGCCAAATACGGCATCAACCCGGCCATCACTCATGGCATCAGCCACGAGGTGGGTTCGGTCGAGGTCGGCAAACTGGCTGATCTGGTGCTGTGGCGGCCCGCCTTTTTTGGCGTCAAGCCCAGCCTTATCATCAAGGGCGGCATGATCGTGGCCGCGCCCATGGGCGACCCTAACGCCAGCATTCCCACCCCCCAGCCCGTGCATTACCGGACCATGTTCGGCGCCCTCGGCGGTGCCCGCCTGGCGACCCGCATGACCTTCATCTCCCAAACGGCGGCGGCCGCCGGGATTCCCGCCCAATTGGGCCTCGGCAGCCTGATCGGGACCGTGGCCCACTGCCGGGGCCTGCGCAAGTCGGACATGCGCCTCAACGACTACCAGCCGCGGATCGAGGTGGATGCCCAGACCTACCAGGTGCGGGCCGATGGGGAATTACTGGTCTGCGAGCCGGCCACCGAACTCCCTCTGACCCAGCGCTATTTCCTCTTTTGA
- the ureE gene encoding urease accessory protein UreE: MIRLTQKLTQAAQADATLTLPLASRVKSRLRVTLDDGREAGLFLERGGLGLKDGDLLGDEEGRVVQVRAAPETLSVADCRDHLLLARACYHLGNRHVPVCIQADRLSYPHDPVLDAMVRGLGLAVRVELGPFEPEPGAYASGAGHAHGPAQADSHGHTHDDPAHPHSHAPSH; the protein is encoded by the coding sequence ATGATTCGCCTGACCCAAAAATTGACCCAGGCGGCCCAGGCCGATGCCACCCTGACTCTGCCCCTGGCCAGCCGCGTCAAAAGCCGTTTGCGGGTCACCCTGGACGATGGCCGCGAGGCGGGGCTTTTCCTGGAGCGTGGTGGCCTCGGTCTCAAGGATGGCGATCTGCTGGGCGATGAGGAGGGGCGGGTGGTCCAGGTGCGGGCGGCGCCCGAGACCCTGTCGGTGGCGGACTGCCGGGATCACTTGCTGTTGGCGCGGGCCTGTTATCACCTGGGCAACCGGCATGTTCCCGTCTGCATCCAGGCCGACCGGCTGAGTTACCCCCACGACCCGGTGCTGGATGCCATGGTGCGGGGCCTGGGTCTGGCGGTGCGGGTCGAGCTGGGCCCCTTCGAGCCCGAGCCCGGGGCCTACGCCAGTGGCGCCGGTCATGCCCACGGCCCGGCCCAGGCCGACTCCCACGGCCATACCCATGATGACCCTGCCCACCCTCATTCCCATGCTCCATCCCACTGA